One genomic region from Myripristis murdjan chromosome 7, fMyrMur1.1, whole genome shotgun sequence encodes:
- the LOC115361474 gene encoding uncharacterized protein LOC115361474: MGNKPDKFGIKFWLAADVESKYMLNGAPFLGKDETRDKGQLVGESVVLRLAEPFLGKGRNVTTDNYFTSLKLATTLQGKKTSLLGTVSKMKRELPPSAKDQAELFSTKVLKCGDATLTIYQGKPRKNVCILSTVHTSVSITDGPKAKPESVIYYNNTKYGVEVLDQMARKYSVKASTRRWPVAVFYNILDLAGINAHILFKECTSSHIARRKFIQQLAEELRGQFMEEKRVHQLTQGPSQQRHQSPQPTPKRRQCQIRRSCAQNKTNHTCCKCQKPVCGNCTGRTEVTCVDCDA; encoded by the coding sequence ATGGGGAATAAGCCAGACAAGTTTGGCATCAAATTTTGGCTGGCTGCTGATGTCGAGTCAAAATACATGTTGAACGGAGCTCCATTTCTGGGGAAGGATGAGACACGGGACAAAGGTCAGCTTGTGGGAGAGAGTGTGGTGCTGAGGTTGGCAGAGCCATTCCTAGGGAAAGGGAGAAATGTTACCACTGACAATTACTTTACTTCCCTCAAACTGGCTACCACCTTACAGGGCAAGAAGACCAGCCTGCTTGGAACCGTGAGTAAAATGAAGCGTGAGTTGCCCCCCTCTGCCAAAGATCAAGCTGAGCTGTTCAGCACAAAGGTGCTGAAATGTGGTGATGCAACGCTCACCATTTACCAGGGAAAGCCCAGGaagaatgtgtgcattttgagtACAGTGCACACAAGCGTAAGCATCACAGATGGGCCAAAGGCAAAGCCAGAGTCTGTGATTTACTATAACAACACCAAGTATGGCGTTGAGGTCCTTGATCAAATGGCGAGGAAGTACTCTGTGAAAGCTTCCACAAGAAGGTGGCCAGTTGCAGTGTTTTATAACATCCTTGACCTGGCTGGGATCAATGCTCACATCCTCTTCAAGGAGTGCACCAGCAGCCACATAGCTAGGAGGAAGTTTATCCAGCAACTGgcagaggagctgagaggaCAGTtcatggaggagaaaagagtGCATCAGTTGACCCAAGGACCCAGTCAGCAGAGGCATCAGTCACCACAGCCGACACCAAAACGGAGGCAGTGCCAGATCCGGAGGAGCTGcgcacaaaataaaaccaaccaCACCTGCTGCAAATGCCAAAAACCTGTGTGTGGAAATTGCACGGGAAGAACAGAGGTCACTTGTGTTGACTGTGATGCTTAA